The Camelus bactrianus isolate YW-2024 breed Bactrian camel chromosome 12, ASM4877302v1, whole genome shotgun sequence genome includes a window with the following:
- the LRRC10 gene encoding leucine-rich repeat-containing protein 10 — translation MGNTIRALVAFIPTDRCQNYVVRDLREMPLDRMVDLSGNRLRRFPVHVCSFQALVKLYLSDNHLDSLPPELGQLQNLQILALDFNDFKALPQVVCTLKQLCILYLGNNKLCDLPRELSLLQNLRTLWVEANYLAQLPDVVCELHLLKTLHAGSNALRLLPGQLQRLRELRTIWLSGNLLTDFPTVLLHMPSLEVIDVDWNSIRYFPSLAHLSSLKLVIYDHNPCRNAPKVAKGVRRVGRWAEETPEPDPRKARRYALAREESQEAQALAQPLPLPPTSSRGASVIGQCQRPNSSIFRTHLH, via the coding sequence ATGGGGAACACCATCAGGGCCCTCGTGGCCTTCATCCCTACTGACCGCTGCCAGAACTACGTGGTCCGGGACCTCCGGGAGATGCCGCTGGACAGGATGGTGGACCTGAGCGGGAACCGGCTGCGCCGCTTCCCCGTGCACGTGTGCTCCTTCCAGGCACTGGTCAAGCTCTACCTGAGCGACAACCACCTGGACAGCCTGCCTCCGGAGCTGGGGCAGCTGCAGAATCTGCAGATCCTGGCCCTGGACTTCAACGACTTCAAGGCTCTGCCCCAGGTGGTGTGTACCTTGAAGCAGCTCTGCATCCTCTATCTGGGCAACAACAAACTCTGCGACCTCCCCAGGGAGCTGAGCCTGCTCCAGAACCTACGAACCCTGTGGGTGGAGGCCAATTACCTCGCCCAGCTGCCAGACGTGGTCTGTGAGCTGCATCTCCTTAAGACTCTGCATGCCGGCTCCAATGCCCTGCGTCTGCTGCCAGGCCAGCTCCAGCGCCTCCGAGAGCTGAGGACCATCTGGCTCTCAGGCAACCTGCTGACCGACTTCCCCACCGTGTTGCTCCACATGCCCTCCCTGGAGGTGATCGACGTGGACTGGAACAGCATCCGCTACTTCCCCAGCCTGGCCCACCTGTCGAGCCTGAAGCTGGTCATCTATGACCACAATCCTTGCAGGAACGCACCCAAGGTGGCCAAGGGCGTGCGCCGGGTGGGAAGATGGGCAGAGGAGACGCCAGAGCCTGACCCCAGAAAAGCCAGGCGCTATGCGTTGGCTAGGGAGGAAAGCCAGGAGGCACAGGCACTGGCCCAGCCTCTCCCACTCCCTCCCACCAGCTCCCGAGGAGCTTCAGTTATAGGTCAATGCCAAAGGCCCAACTCCAGCATCTTCCGGACACATCTCCACTAG
- the CCT2 gene encoding T-complex protein 1 subunit beta has product MASLSLAPVNIFKAGADEERAETARLSSFIGAIAIGDLVKSTLGPKGMDKILLSSGRDASLMVTNDGATILKNIGVDNPAAKVLVDMSRVQDDEVGDGTTSVTVLAAELLREAESLIAKKIHPQTIIAGWREATKAARQALLSSAVDHGSDEVKFRQDLMNIAGTTLSSKLLTHHKDHFTKLAVEAVLRLKGSGNLEAIHVIKKLGGSLADSYLDEGFLLDKKIGVNQPKRIENAKILIANTGMDTDKIKIFGSRVRVDSTAKVAEIEHAEKEKMKEKVERILKHGINCFINRQLIYNYPEQLFGAAGVMAIEHADFAGVERLALVTGGEIASTFDHPELVKLGSCKLIEEVMIGEDKLIHFSGVALGEACTIVLRGATQQILDEAERSLHDALCVLAQTVKDPRTVYGGGCSEMLMAHAVTQLANRTPGKEAVAMESYAKALRMLPTIIADNAGYDSADLVAQLRAAHSEGNTTAGLDMKEGTIGDMALLGITESFQVKRQVLLSAAEAAEVILRVDNIIKAAPRKRVPDHHPC; this is encoded by the exons ATG GCGTCCCTTTCCCTCGCACCTGTTAATATCTTCAAGGCTGGAGCTGACGAAGAGAGAGCAGAGACAGCGCGTCTG TCGTCTTTTATTGGTGCCATCGCTATTGGAGATTTGGTAAAGAGCACGTTGGGACCCAAGGGCATG GACAAAATTCTATTAAGCAGTGGACGAGATGCTTCTCTTATGGTAACCAATGATGGTGCAACTATTCTAAAAAACATTGGTGTGGACAATCCAGCTGCTAAAGTTTTAGTTG ATATGTCGAGGGTTCAGGATGATGAAGTTGGTGATGGCACTACCTCTGTCACTGTTCTAGCCGCAGAACTACTAAGG GAAGCAGAATCTTTAATTGCAAAAAAGATTCATCCACAGACCATTATTGCGGGCTGGAGAGAAGCCACAAAGGCAGCAAGACAGGCTCTGTTGAGTTCTGCAGTCGATCATGG ttctgacGAAGTTAAATTCCGTCAAGATTTAATGAACATTGCGGGAACAACATTATCCTCAAAACTTCTTACTCATCACAAAGACCACTTTACTAAGTTAGCTGTAGAAGCTGTTCTCAGACTGAAAGGCTCTGGTAATCTGGAGGCAATTCATGTCATCAAGAAGCTAGGAGGAAGTCTGGCAGATTCCTATTTAGATGAAG GCTTTCTGTTGGATAAAAAAATTGGAGTAAATCAACCAAAGCGAATTGAAAATGCTAAAATTCTTATTGCAAATACTGGTATGGATACAGACAAAATAAAG ATATTTGGTTCCCGTGTAAGAGTTGATTCTACAGCAAAGGTTGCTGAGATTGAACATGcggagaaggaaaaaatgaaggagaaagtaGAACGTATTCTTAAGCATGGGATAAATTGCTTTATTAACAG GCAATTAATTTACAATTATCCTGAACAGCTCTTCGGTGCTGCTGGTGTTATGGCTATTGAGCATGCAGATTTTGCAGGTGTGGAACGCCTCGCTCTTGTCACAG GTGGTGAAATTGCCTCTACCTTTGACCACCCAGAACTGGTGAAGCTTGGAAGTTGCAAACTTATTGAGGAAGTCATGATTGGAGAAGACAAACTCATTCACTTTTCTGGGGTAGCCCTTG GTGAGGCTTGCACCATTGTTCTACGCGGTGCCACTCAGCAGATTTTAGATGAAGCAGAAAGATCTTTGCATGACGCTCTTTGTGTTCTTGCCCAAACTGTGAAAGATCCTAGAACAGTTTATGGAGGAG GCTGTTCTGAGATGCTGATGGCTCACGCTGTGACACAGCTTGCCAATAGAACACCGGGCAAGGAAGCTGTTGCGATGGAGTCTTACGCTAAAGCCCTGAGAATG TTGCCAACTATCATAGCTGACAACGCAGGCTACGACAGTGCAGACCTGGTGGCCCAGCTCCGAGCTGCCCACAGTGAAGGCAATACGACCGCCGGCCTGG ATATGAAGGAAGGTACCATTGGAGACATGGCCTTACTGGGTATAACAGAAAGTTTCCAGGTAAAGCGACAAGTTCTTCTAAGTGCAGCCGAAGCAGCAGAGGTGATTCTTCGTGTGGACAACATCATTAAAGCAGCACCAAG GAAACGTGTCCCTGATCACCACCCCTGTTAA
- the FRS2 gene encoding fibroblast growth factor receptor substrate 2: MGSCCSCPDKDTVPDNHRNKFKVINVDDDGNELGSGIMELTDTELILYTRKRDSVKWHYLCLRRYGYDSNLFSFESGRRCQTGQGIFAFKCARAEELFNMLQEIMQNNSINVVEEPVVERNNHQTELEVPRTPRTPTTPGFAAQNLPNGYPRYPSFGDASSHPSSRHPSVGSARLPSVGEESTHPLLVAEEQVHTYVNTTGVQEERKNRTSVHVPLEARISSAESNTPKEEPSSIEDRDPQILLEPEGVKFVLGPTPVQKQLMEKEKLEQLGRDQVSGSGANNTEWDTGYDSDERRDAPSVNKLVYENLNGLSVPSASGLRRGRLPSTSTSETQNINNSAQRRTALLNYENLPSLPPVWEARKLSRDEDDNLGPKTPSLNGYHNNLDPMHNYVNTENVTVPASAHKIDYSRRRDCTPTVFNFDIRRPSLEHRQLNYIQVDLEGGSDSDNPQTPKTPTTPLPQTPTRRTELYAVIDIERTAAMSSLQKALPRDDGTSRKTRHNSTDLPM, encoded by the exons ATGGGTAGCTGTTGTAGCTGTCCAGATAAAGACACTGTCCCAGATAACCATCGGAACAAGTTTAAG GTCATTAATGTGGATGATGACGGGAATGAGTTAGGTTCTGGCATAATGGAGCTTACAGACACAGAGCTGATTCTATACACTCGCAAACGTGACTCGGTAAAATGGCACTACCTCTGCTTGCGACGCTACGGCTATGATTCGAATCTCTTCTCTTTTGAGAGTGGTCGAAGGTGTCAAACTGGACAAG GAATCTTTGCCTTTAAGTGTGCTCGTGCAGAAGAATTATTTAACATGTTGCAAGAGATTATGCAAAATAATAGTATAAATGTGGTGGAAGAGCCAGTTGTTGAAAGGAATAATCATCAGACAGAATTGGAAGTCCCCAGAACACCTCGAACGCCGACTA CTCCGGGGTTTGCTGCTCAGAACTTACCCAATGGGTATCCCCGATATCCCTCGTTCGGAGATGCTTCATCCCATCCTTCAAGCAGACATCCTTCTGTGGGAAGTGCACGCCTGCCTTCAGTTGGTGAAGAATCTACACATCCTTTGCTCGTGGCTGAGGAACAG gTACACACCTATGTCAACACTACAGGTGTGCAAGAAGAGCGGAAAAACCGCACAAGCGTGCACGTCCCGTTGGAGGCGAGGATTTCCAGCGCTGAAAGCAACACGCcgaaagaagaaccaagtagtaTTGAGGACAGGGACCCTCAGATTCTTCTTGAACCCGAAGGAGTCAAATTTGTCTTAGGACCAACCCCTGTTCAAAAGCAAttaatggaaaaagagaaactgGAACAACTTGGAAGAGATCAAGTCAGTGGAAGTGGGGCCAATAACACAGAGTGGGACACTGGGTATGACAGTGATGAACGAAGAGACGCGCCCTCTGTTAACAAACTGGTGTATGAAAATCTAAATGGGCTgtctgtccccagtgcctcggggCTCAGGAGAGGTCGCCTACCATCCACCAGTACCTCAGAGACCCAGAACATCAACAACTCAGCTCAGAGAAGAACTGCATTATTAAACTACGAAAATTTACCATCTTTGCCTCCTGTTTGGGAAGCCCGCAAGCTCAGTAGGGATGAAGATGACAATTTAGGACCAAAGACCCCATCTCTAAATGGCTACCATAATAATCTAGACCCAATGCATAACTATGTAAATACAGAGAATGTAACAGTGCCAGCAAGCGCTCACAAAATAGACTATTCAAGGCGTCGGGACTGTACACCGACGGTCTTTAACTTTGATATCAGGCGCCCAAGTTTAGAACACAGGCAGCTCAATTACATACAGGTTGACTTGGAAGGTGGCAGTGACTCTGACAACCCTCAGACTCCAAAAACGCCCACCACGCCGCTTCCTCAGACCCCGACCAGGCGCACAGAGCTGTATGCCGTGATAGACATCGAGCGGACTGCTGCCATGTCCAGCCTGCAGAAGGCGCTGCCTCGGGATGACGGTACATCCAGGAAAACGAGACACAATAGTACTGACCTGCCCATGTGA